From Candoia aspera isolate rCanAsp1 chromosome 4, rCanAsp1.hap2, whole genome shotgun sequence, a single genomic window includes:
- the LOC134496953 gene encoding vomeronasal type-2 receptor 26-like, whose protein sequence is MAVLLPGITCLIPAPTACAVGKPHFIKHKYFLSGDFIMAGILSQLYMISDPMSFTRHPSEELVDELIYFMARWTYFASMELLSTRGRFIPNYKCDAKDRAVSVIAGPTSHICPFMANILNVYKMPQLVYGSSPMTDDKIQAAFYHRFFPNGDQQIMGILQLLLYLRWTWIGLIFQRNESGERFIQNAVTLFSQKGICFDFIQEMAKETFANDLAGAYKEFSKMYVIIMKSTANVIILYCENQATVIFRMVPYLIEYEEMPIKRKDKVWIMPAQMEFASVPFQRMLVMDSFHGVINFAVSSKEISGFNKFLQMRNPTSEEEDHLMRVFWEKGFECSFPQDKLDEDNGQLCTGEENLENLPKSVFDTTMTGQSYSIYNAVYAVAHALTAMFSSKSKYRARANSGRLMILNQETWQLHHYLRTISFNNTAGEKVSFNENGDLETGFDIFNWVTLPNQTFVKVKVGRIVPVASPDKLLTISAQDIIWPTMFNQVLPLSLCNDNCYSGYSKMKIEGKPFCCYDCLPCAKGKISNQMDAVDCFQCSEYEYPNKAQNLCILKQTTFLSYSEPLGITLATVSLSFSFITALVLGIFIEQQDTPIVKANNRNLTYTLLIVLLLSFLCTLLFIGQPDRVTCPLRQTAFGIIFSVVLSCILGKTTIVVLAFMATKPGSNMRKWVGKRLANTIVLSCFLVQVIICAVWLAISPPFPDSDLYSMAEEIVLQCNEGSTTMFYTVLGFMGFLTAIIFMVAFLARKLPDSFNEAKFITFSMLVFCSVWISFVPTYLSTKGKYMVAVEIFSILASAAGLLGCIFFPKCYIIIMRPDLNKKEQLIKK, encoded by the exons ATGGCAGTGTTACTGCCAGGGATTACATGCCTTATTCCTGCTCCTACAGCATGTGCTGTGGGGAAGCCTCACTTTATTAAGCACAAGTATTTTCTCTCAGGGGATTTCATAATGGCCGGCATCCTATCTCAGCTCTACATGATATCTGATCCAATGAGTTTCACAAGGCATCCATCTGAAGAACTGGTTGACGAGCTCAT TTATTTCATGGCCAGATGGACCTACTTTGCTTCAATGGAGCTTCTCTCAACACGGGGCAGGTTCATCCCCAATTATAAGTGTGATGCCAAGGACCGGGCAGTATCTGTTATTGCAGGACCTACCTCTCACATCTGTCCCTTCATGGCAAACATTTTGAACGTCTACAAGATGCCCCAG CTCGTATATGGATCTTCTCCAATGACAGATGACAAGATACAGGCAGCTTTCTATCATCGTTTTTTCCCAAATGGTGACCAACAGATCATGGGTATTCTCCAGTTGCTTTTGTACTTAAGGTGGACTTGGATTGGGCTAATTTTCCAACGTAATGAGAGTGGAGAGAGGTTCATACAAAATGCTGTTACTTTGTTTTCCCAGAAAGGTATCTGCTTTGACTTCATTCAAGAGATGGCCAAGGAAACATTTGCTAATGATCTTGCAGGTGCATATAAAGAGTTTAGTAAAATGTATGTGATTATCATGAAGAGCACTGCGAATGTTATTATCCTATATTGTGAAAACCAGGCCACTGTCATTTTTAGAATGGTGCCCTATTTAATAGAATATGAAGAGATGCCaataaagagaaaagataaaGTCTGGATAATGCCAGCCCAGATGGAGTTTGCATCAGTTCCCTTTCAAAGAATGCTGGTTATGGACTCCTTCCATGGTGTTATAAATTTTGCAGTTTCTTCCAAGGAGATCTCTGGATTCAATAAATTCCTTCAGATGAGAAACCCAACTTCAGAAGAAGAAGACCATTTAATGAGAGTGTTTTGGGAAAAGGGTTTTGAATGTTCTTTTCCTCAAGATAAGTTAGATGAAGATAATGGACAGCTGTGCACTGGAGAAGAGAATCTTGAGAATCTTCCTAAGTCTGTCTTTGACACCACCATGACTGGGCAGAGCTACAGCATCTAtaatgcagtctatgctgtggcacatgctttgaCAGCCATGTTTTCATCCAAATCGAAATACAGAGCAAGGGCAAACAGTGGGAGACTGATGATTCTCAATCAAGAAACATGG CAGCTCCATCACTATTTGAGAACCATCTCATTTAATAACACTGCAGGAGAGAAAGTTTCCTTTAATGAAAATGGGGACTTAGagactggatttgatattttcaactGGGTCACACTCCCAAACCAGACCTTTGTTAAAGTCAAAGTTGGAAGGATAGTCCCAGTAGCTTCACCAGATAAGCTTCTCACCATTTCTGCACAGGACATCATCTGGCCCACCATGTTTAACCAG GTTCTACCTCTTTCTCTCTGCAATGACAATTGCTATTCAGGCTACAGTAAGATGAAAATAGAAGGGAAGCCTTTTTGCTGTTATGATTGCCTTCCGTGCGCAAAAGGGAAAATTTCAAACCAGATGG atgcaGTTGATTGCTTCCAATGTTCAGAATATGAATATCCAAACAAAGCTCAAAacctttgcattttaaaacaaacaacgtTTCTGTCTTACAGTGAGCCACTGGGAATCACTCTGGCCACTGTgagtctctccttttctttcatcaCAGCTCTGGTGCTGGGAATCTTCATTGAACAGCAGGACACCCCtatagtcaaagccaacaacaggaacctcaCCTACACTCTTCTCATTGTTCTCCTGCTCtctttcctttgcactttgctcttcattggccaacctGACCGGGTGACATGTCCTTTGagacaaactgcttttggcatcatcttctctgtagtcctttcttgcattttggggaaaacaaccattgtggttcttgctttcatggccaccaagccaggttcCAATATGagaaaatgggtggggaaaaggctggCCAACACTATTGTCCTATCTTGCTTCCTGGTGCAAGTCATAATTTGTGCTGTGTGGTTGgcaatttctcccccattcccagactcAGATCTTTACtccatggctgaagaaattgtcctacaatgtaatgaaggctcaaccactatgttttatactgtccttGGTTTTATGGGGTTCTTGACTGCTATCATCTTCATGgtggccttcctagctaggaagttgcctgacagctttaatgaagccaaatttatcaccttcagcatgttggtcttttgtagtGTCTGGATATCATTTGTTCCTACCTATCTGAGTACAAAGGGCAAATACATGGTAGCGGTGGAGATCTTCTCtattttggcttctgcagctggattactgggctgcatctttttccccaaatgctatatCATTATTATGAGACCTGATTTGAATAAGAAGGAAcagttaataaagaaataa